The Hydrogenobacter thermophilus TK-6 genome window below encodes:
- a CDS encoding MTH1187 family thiamine-binding protein, with product MSFIVFVSMTPLGKEESVSKYVARVVDIVDKSGLDYVLTPMGTIVEGEDWDQVMEVLKKGFEALKTDCNRISIVMKIDYRKGRTKGLVSKVRAVEEKVGRDIKKAM from the coding sequence ATGAGTTTTATAGTATTTGTAAGCATGACACCTTTGGGGAAAGAGGAGAGCGTAAGCAAGTATGTGGCACGCGTTGTGGATATAGTTGATAAATCCGGGCTTGACTATGTGCTAACTCCTATGGGAACCATTGTAGAAGGTGAGGACTGGGACCAGGTTATGGAGGTGCTAAAAAAGGGGTTTGAGGCTCTGAAAACGGACTGCAACAGGATAAGCATAGTTATGAAGATAGATTACAGGAAAGGAAGGACAAAGGGTCTTGTGAGTAAAGTAAGAGCGGTGGAAGAGAAAGTGGGAAG